GAGGTGAAAAATGCCAAACTCGACCACTGCCCATCCTGAAGCATCCCCTGACCACGCCATCTGGGATAGCCTAAAGCAGGCGATCGCCCGTAGTTCTGGGTTTAAGCGTTGGTATGCAAACCACGGTGAAATCCTCGCCCTCGAGCATCTCAGTGTCGATCAGCAGGTGACCACTTACCTCAAGGAAACCCTCGAAACCCTGGCCTACTAGGATAAGTCGCTTAGATATTTAAGAATTTTTAGTTTTTCATGGGATCAACCCAGCTAGTCACCAGGACTTTCCCCTCGGTCTGCGACTAGCTATTTTTTTGCCCTGACGGCGCCCCGTTGAATCCCTAGGACCTCTGTCTGGGAGTAAACAATGCAGCGCGTGAATTTCTGCCGCTGTCAGATAACGCCATTCCCCTGGCGCTAAGCCATCCAGGGTTAATTGGGCTGCGCCTGCACCGATTCCCACCCGGATCAAACGCAAGGTCGGATAACCCACCGCTGCCGTCATGCGCCGCACCTGACGATTTTTCCCCTCCGTCAGGGTTAACGCCAACCAAGCTGTGGGAATATTTTGGCGTTCACGGATGGGCGGATGCCGCGGGAAAACCGCTGGTGCTTGGGTTAATAGGCGGGCGATCGCTGGCCTCGTTTTTTGCCCTTGGATTAAGACCCCTGACTGGAGTCGGGCGATCGCCTGGGCATCTGGAATATTCTCAACCTGAACCCAATAGGTGCGGGGGTGAGCAAACTTCGGCTCACAGAGATAGTGCTTGAGCGGAGCATCATCAGTCAGGAGCAATAATCCTTCACTATCGCGGTCCAAGCGACCCACAGAATACACATTCGGGATGGGCACAAAATCCTTTAAAGTTTGCCGCTGTCCCCCTTGGAGGCTATTATCAGTAAACTGACAAAGGACGTTATAAGGTTTGTGGAGCAAAACGTATGAGTGCCGCATTAGAAGAAAAAATGACTACCAATATCATGCCTGAAGTCATCACCCATACACCAGAAAAAACTTCCCTCAACACAACAACGAAGTCTAAAACAGAGTCTGCTCCCCAAACGTCCCCTGCCACAACCAAAGCAGGTGAAAGCCCCCTATTGGGGCTGATCTTGGTTTTTCCTTTCGTGTTTTTAGCTTTGATCGCCTTGGTTGTCATTGAGCGATTGGTCAAATGGGGCTGGCGAAAATTTGTCTCACCCCGAATTGCTCCGCAAAAAGAATCATTACAGACCCTTACTCCCTCGCCTTGGTAAAACTAAGTCTCGGAACCACAAAATTTCCAGATAAAAAGAGTCACCCTTTTTTAAAGATTAGAAGAAGTTTTCAGATGTAAGAATCACAAAAACTTTTAAAATTCAGGGCAAAAGCAGCGAAATGGGGAATATTTTATTACCCCAAGGTCATGTGCAACTCGAAAAATAAAGTAATTGTGTTGCTATTTTGAATTTTTCCGCAAAAAGGCGGAAGTCCCTTGATCGAACTAGGGTAAAAAGAAGCTAAAAACCTAGTCAATGTGATTGGGTACCAGAAACAAGAAGATGAAAAATATGACTTTTCTTATATAGAATAGGGTTGATATCGACCTAAGGTTCTAACGATTTTGGTTAAAATCATTCGCCGCAATTTGATTGGCGAGGCAGCGACCTATGACATTGGGTTGGGTAAAGACCACAATTTTCTTCTGGGTCAGGGTCTAATTGCCTCTAATTGTTTTAATAAATCCCACTCAACCGCCTATGCCTATGTGACGTATCAGACGGCTTACCTAAAGGCGAACTATCCTGTTGAGTACATGACGGCACTATTGAGTGCCAGTAGTGGTAACAAAGACAAGATCCGCAAGTACCGTGAGAACGCGGAGCGGATGGGAATCCAGGTTTTGCCACCGGATATCAATGAATCAGATTTAGATTTTCGACCAGTGGGTGAAGCGATTCGATTTGGTCTCTCGGCAGTCCAAAACCTTGGCGAAAATGCGATCGGAGCAATTTTGGCAGCGCGTCAAGAGGGGCCTTTTGGGAGCTTGGCCGATCTCTGTTCACGGCTGGACTTACGGGTGGTAAACCGGCGGGCCTTGGAAACGTTGATTACCTGCGGCGGTTTAGACTCCCTCCATGACAATCGCCAAGCAATGCTTAAAGGGCTTGATTTGATGATTGATTGGGCTCAAACAAAAGCTAAAGAAAAAGCCAGTGGCCAAACCAACCTATTTGATAGCTTTGGGGATGAAGGTGTAGCTAGTTTTGATGAAGCGCCAGTCTTACCCAAGGTGGCTGATTTGACCTTGGAAGAAAAACTCCGCCAAGAAAAAGAATTGCTTGGGTTTTATGTTTCTGAGCATCCCCTAGAAAAATTACGGACAACTATTGCGCCAGTTTTATCCCCCACGAGTTTAATGGCGATCGCCGACCATGTGAACAAAAAAGTTAGCGCTGTGGCGATCCTTACCGATATCCGCAAGATTTTTACAAAGGCCAACAATGAACCCATGGCCTTTATTCAGCTAGAGGATATTTCTGGTCAAGTGGAGGGCATTGTCTTTCCCCGGACTTATCCCAACATTGAACAGTTATTAAATGTGGATAGTCGCGTTATTGTTTGGGGGAAAGTTCAACAAAAAGAAGACCGTACCCAACTGATTGTGGATCACCTCGAACCCATTGAGGAAGTGCGGATGTTGATGGTGCGTTTATCCCTGGCCCAGTTGAACCAAACTCAAACCCAACAGCGTCTAAAAGAAATTCTCCTGCGACAAGCTGGGGAAAAGAAACAGGGACGAATCCCGGTCATTGTCATTGTGGGTCAGGGGAATGAGCGCTCCTTTATCCGCCTCGGGCAAGACTATTGGGTTGAGGACGATCACCAAGCTTTATTGGCCCTCCGTCAGGGGGATTTTCATGCCTACCGCGAAAACCTGATCCCCCATGCCCAAGCCAGTTAATCCTGACTTTATTACTTACTTAAAAATTACTTCTCCAATAATAAATCCTATGGCTTATACCTACGACTATCCAAAACCCAGCGTCACCGTTGATTGTGTTGTTTTTGGTCTTAATCCCGAACATACCCTCAAAATTATGTTAGTCAAGCGGGGTATTGCCCCTTTTAAAGGAGAATGGGCTCTCCCTGGGGGCTTTGTCCGCCTTGAAGAGTCCCTAGAAGAAGCGGCAAAGCGCGAGCTGAAGGAAGAAACTGGCATTGAAAATATTTTTCTAGAGCAACTCTATACCTTCGGGGCACCCCAACGAGATCCCCGTGACCGTGTCATTACCGTTGCCTACTATGCCTTGATTAACCTAGAAGATCATCCCATCCATGCGGATACAGACGCAGCAGATGTAGCTTGGTTCCCCTTGGATGATCTTCCCCAAATGGCCTTTGACCACCAAGAAATCACCCAAGTGGCGATCCAACGCCTCCAGGGCAAGCTCCGCTATGAACCGATTGGTTTTGAACTGTTGCCCCAAAAATTTACCCTGACCCAACTACAAAAGCTCTATGAGCAGATTTTGGGGATTCAACTGGATAAGCGTAATTTCCGCCGCAAAATCTTGAAGATGGATATTTTGATTCGTCTCGATGAACTACAAACAGGGGTTGCACACCGAGCTGCCCGTTTGTATTCCTTTGATACCGTGAAATATCAACAGCTCAAAGAAGCAGGCTTTGATTTTGAGCTTTAGGGTTATGATCGAGCTCTGCCCTTGAGCTCACAGAGACCAAGCCCTGTGCTTTACCGGAAAGGTGAGAGTCGGAATATGAGGTGTGGCGGTCCAGCGTCTAGTCTCTAATATCCCTCAAACGGTGAGATTAGTGAGAAACCACCAAAAGTGAGATGATGCCGCAGGTAATATCTCTGATTAACCTTGTTTCTTTGGATAGATCACATCTACTTAATGTCAAACTCAAAGGTAGGATACTCCCATAAATCAGGTTCCCGCCAAGAAAGGCATGCTGTACTGATAAAGTCAAAGTTAGGAGAATTGAACTGATGGGAAGTTCGGGGGGCGATCGGTCCCACGCTCTAGCTGCAAAGTGAGTCTCAGGATGATTTCACCTTAAGATAAATCAATGAAACCCACCGAGACCCAACAGGAAATGCATCTTGGCTATCGGCTCTATCAAGCAAGTCTCTTGCTCGGCCAAGTGCTTTGGCGACTGTGGCGAGGCAAGCTCCAGCGAGATCAAGCAACAGACCAGATGCTCATCGTAGGGCCAAGATCTTTGAGGCCTGTTCTTTTGGTGGCTTTTTTTGCTGGGATGATTTTTACGATCCAGACCGCCCGGGAACTGGCTTTTTTTGGTGCAGAGCATCTGGTGGGTGGTGCTTTTGCGATCGCCTTTTGTCGCGAGTTGGCGCCTATCTT
The nucleotide sequence above comes from [Synechococcus] sp. NIES-970. Encoded proteins:
- a CDS encoding Nudix hydrolase family protein — its product is MAYTYDYPKPSVTVDCVVFGLNPEHTLKIMLVKRGIAPFKGEWALPGGFVRLEESLEEAAKRELKEETGIENIFLEQLYTFGAPQRDPRDRVITVAYYALINLEDHPIHADTDAADVAWFPLDDLPQMAFDHQEITQVAIQRLQGKLRYEPIGFELLPQKFTLTQLQKLYEQILGIQLDKRNFRRKILKMDILIRLDELQTGVAHRAARLYSFDTVKYQQLKEAGFDFEL
- the dnaE gene encoding DNA polymerase III alpha subunit yields the protein MVKIIRRNLIGEAATYDIGLGKDHNFLLGQGLIASNCFNKSHSTAYAYVTYQTAYLKANYPVEYMTALLSASSGNKDKIRKYRENAERMGIQVLPPDINESDLDFRPVGEAIRFGLSAVQNLGENAIGAILAARQEGPFGSLADLCSRLDLRVVNRRALETLITCGGLDSLHDNRQAMLKGLDLMIDWAQTKAKEKASGQTNLFDSFGDEGVASFDEAPVLPKVADLTLEEKLRQEKELLGFYVSEHPLEKLRTTIAPVLSPTSLMAIADHVNKKVSAVAILTDIRKIFTKANNEPMAFIQLEDISGQVEGIVFPRTYPNIEQLLNVDSRVIVWGKVQQKEDRTQLIVDHLEPIEEVRMLMVRLSLAQLNQTQTQQRLKEILLRQAGEKKQGRIPVIVIVGQGNERSFIRLGQDYWVEDDHQALLALRQGDFHAYRENLIPHAQAS
- a CDS encoding putative RNA pseudouridine synthase, whose translation is MLHKPYNVLCQFTDNSLQGGQRQTLKDFVPIPNVYSVGRLDRDSEGLLLLTDDAPLKHYLCEPKFAHPRTYWVQVENIPDAQAIARLQSGVLIQGQKTRPAIARLLTQAPAVFPRHPPIRERQNIPTAWLALTLTEGKNRQVRRMTAAVGYPTLRLIRVGIGAGAAQLTLDGLAPGEWRYLTAAEIHALHCLLPDRGPRDSTGRRQGKKIASRRPRGKSW
- a CDS encoding hypothetical protein (conserved hypothetical protein) — its product is MPNSTTAHPEASPDHAIWDSLKQAIARSSGFKRWYANHGEILALEHLSVDQQVTTYLKETLETLAY